Sequence from the Cololabis saira isolate AMF1-May2022 chromosome 9, fColSai1.1, whole genome shotgun sequence genome:
tgccaaaaaaagaagctcttCTGTTTGAAAAGATCAAATGATGGGTCTGCATCAAGAAAACCACAACTAAGCAGACTGATTTATAATcatataaccagtactggagttgaggggggatgaggggggatggcatcccccctgaaataaaaactgtcaaaatcatcccccctgtaaaactgccatcccccctttccatcccttatgtcatttcatcaatgtatgtggttttactgctatttcaacattaagagtcatcaccagaaaaataacaccagaaaaataactcattttcacctgtttgaagtacggtagattttcacttgaaataagtaggaaaatctgccggtgggatttaaaaaatcttgttccactgacaaatttttctgcttatttcaagtgaaaatctacttcaaacaggtggaaattgttgttttttccagtgatgagtcttgttttaagtgtaatgagatttttttactaaaatgagacattttaactagaaataagaccaatattcttgttaagattttgagtttttgcagtgatccattttacttatcctgtgaaggacagaggcatatttacaagttcagaaaactgttttttatttttgtgttttgatatattagatgtaagcccagtggatatttaaagcttacagaatgcTGCATTtaatgtcattcctgcagtatttctgcaggtgttttggtcagtgctattatttgtaatatattatattatttgtaatcagcacaaattatctgtccccaaatgataaaatccaccatcccccctgatttttttttacaactcgagtactgcatataacCTCTAAGTATTGTTAAAACTTGAAACGATTGTGATGAAGCATCAACTTGAAGGATGAAATGTGGTcagaaattttttttaaaaagacaaataaaaccCTGAATTATTGTTATAGGAGATCATGTAATCGTTTGGTTTATCAACGGAagaaaatcaatcaaaaaaacatttccacatGCAAAATGTGATGAGAATTCAACATGTGGAAACTAAACAACTGTGTAGCCTAAAAACCACCACCTATAATTATCAGACTTCAATGTGCTTGGGAGCATAACGATTGTACTCAATAGaaaaaggtcatgtgacctGACTGGTCCCAGATCTACCCTCTCCAAGAGAGATGGGCAAATCAGGGCGAGAAGAGTGATGGATGACACCACATGCCCATCATGCCGACTGCCTTCTCCACAAACCTGAGGGGGAGCATTAGGCCACTGTTGGTCAGGCCTACGTTCAGCACCATTATGTAAATAGAAACATGAAtacaatcaaataaaaaaaagcaggttaGCCAAACAACTGAACCCTTAACATTGCCAGAGGTCAACAACGGCACTGAGTACAATGAGTGTCCATTTCTCACGGCACAGTTACATTTACATTCTGTGTGACTGAAATGTTAACTACCGaccaacacacacaaatacaggtatctaaaacaaaCCCAGTAAGAACTTTGGTCATTCATAGTTAGGCACAATGATAATTTTTGCAGGAACCTGCAGTGGTTTAGTGGCATGTAAACAAATGGACACATGCAAATCTCCATGACTGGAACAAAATACTCAGACATAATATTTGACAGAGAAAACATAACTTGTAACAGATAAGATATATCTCATTTTCAACACAAAATCTGTACCGACCTGTGAACATGTGGCAGAGGTGAGGAAAACTTGATGTGGGAGAAACATTCATGCGGCAGTCATAATAGCTGTTGTAAACTCAATTTCACGTCGTTTGAATCTTCACTATGAgacactgttttgtttttagcatTTACAGATCCAATTCAAAGCAGCAGGGATACATCCTGTTTGTATCAGTGTTCATAAAAACTTTGGAAGcccctttattttttcttactttttcatAAATGCACTCACACTGTTACGTTTGAGGACACAAACTGATCTGAAGTCCTTTGTGAAGTGAGACCCTCCACAGATATTGAGAGCTAATTGAAGAGAGCTTAAAATGTAATAGAGAGATATAACAATGTAATAATGTTaacaataatgaaaagaaataaaacaaatctattcattaaatgtttcagatgatTAAGAGTGCAAATAAAACCAGCCCAGATGCTGATTCAAGTTGGTCGAAAATCAGTGCATGTATGTTATATAATGTCACTTCCACATTTTGCAGTTACTCACAATCAGTGCAGACGATTCATTTGTGCAGATGTGTTGCACAGTGTGATGGGAAACAGCACAGTGAGGTCAGAGGACCCATTTATATGGAGGCTCACctacagaaaacacacacacaatgttaATCACGACACTGTTACAGAACCAGCCAGTAATCTAAATGTATCCAAATGAACTTCATGACATTCAAACCTCCTCTGAACAGCAAATTAAGGACACATAACATTCAGACAGTCTGCTGCTAGCACCAACCTTTACAATGTAAAAAACCTCCAAGAGAGGGCAGTTTGTGAGGCTGAGAGATGCAGATGAAGGAATGTCGAGCATGATCTCAACGTGAGCGTGAGAGGTGTGAGCGCCGATGGGATCCCCATGGACTGCTGCCAGATACCATTTCAGCGGCCTCCGTTGGACCCGGTCGTGGAGGTAGTAAACATGTTTCTGCTGCAGAATCACCTTTGGAATGACTGTTCTAGATGAGGCATTGCTGATGTCGCAAATTATCTTTGCAGTTTCCCCTGGTGGAGGAACAGACACCAtgtcaatgattttttttttttctttttccctgctCCGCTAAACAACATGTGTATTTCAATATGGATGCCATACCAGGAATGAAAGCTTTCCTCTCCATAGTGGCCGTCATTTCAATAGGGCCTGAGGTGCACCACAGGCAGCACAACGTTTTACTGCTTGAGCCAGAGAGAGGAGCCTGAAGAAAAACAGAACCAACATAAATGTACACAAGAAATCCTTCAATTAGATTTGCTCATTTCAGATCTAATAACTGTGCAGGTGTAAAGGAAGCAGTAGAAGGGGTCCAGGTGCTCAAATCTAACTAAATCCATAAGCGTCACCGTTTGACTTCGGTAAGTATAGCAGCTATTATATTAATGCACTGTTTGGCGTtgtgtctacaaagaaatacacaTACTGCACTCACTTTTAACACGTGCACGGATGTACTATAACGGGAGATAAAACTAAAGTTTAAGGCTAAGGAATTAACATAAACTTCATATTAAAGACAGTTTTAACATTTCATCCATGCACTGGGGACATCAGGAGAACAAAAGCTCTGTTTTATGATATATATTTACGTGTCTGAAGTGAATACCATCTAAAAAGCTCTAAAATGACACAGACCTTTCATTTAAACCAAAATATCGGGAACAACTGAAAATATGTCATTGGGTGAGGGGTTAAAGCAGTAAAAATGAACTTTTGTCACTTTTAGTCATGAAGGGGCCAGACACCCATGTCAGCATGAAGCCTCCGCtttgttgaataaagtttgacacGGAAAAAAAGTGGATCTTCTTTATCTTATTTCCAGCTActccttttccctcttttttgttACGGCTGTTACAGATGCAAATAAAGatgctaaaaaagaaaaaagaaaggacacAAAGGTGCAGCAACAATGCTCCTGCATGATTTCTTTTTGGCGTTTTTGTATTATGGAAGTGGACAAATTAATaaagtgattattattataagaaACCCAAAAGGagggcttttttttatttttttaaacattgacCATGTGTTGACAGATGGAAAACATCACGGACATATCCAATTTAGTACCACATATGAAAGTGACCCAGGTCTgatgtgaaaaaaacaaaatcagatgTCATTTGAGCTGTTCAGACAGTgagcaagaaaaagaaagaacaaaaagggATTTGGGGCAGAGTTGCACAATATGGCAGCAGCACGGGGCCTCGATCCTGCAGGTCTTTTCTTGCTGTCATCAGCCTCTTCTATAGGCCTGGTCCATATTAGACCACGGAGAGGTCGGAAATAACGACCCAAGGACACGCGAAAACTTGTGCAATCATGTTTAGTACATTATGTTCAATATTTCTGTCAGTAAATATCAGCCAAATATTGTCTGTGCTCTGTTTATTGTATTAATTGGCACCATTTGTTTGCAGCCTACTTTTTTTGCACCATttctaaattttttttttctatttttcttttttaatgtgcTTAATTTGTTTGATACTTATCCGATACAATTTTATATTAGCTGGTATTTACTGTGGATTGTGTGCCACAATCTATATGAGACTGGTAAAGGATTGCAGTGcagcattttcatttatttatttaactaaaaACACCCCTTACCCCAGGAAATCTTAGCAGTTCAGCCGCCCACAGCTTACCCACAAATCTGGATTGTTGCTATCAATGCGGTTGACAAAGTTCAGCATTGTCACAAAGTCCTGAGACAAATGCCAGGGTCTGTTGATGCTCACAGTCAGCTTGTATGATATTTCTCCGTGAGGTCCATTAAAGGAAGACGGGAAATCTCTGCATTGATGAAAATAAATTAGTGTTTTAAACTACTATGCAAAACTGGAAGCAACACAAGGAAGTATATGTGGGTGGGTCAAATCACATTTGGTGGCAAAGGGGGAAAATgaaccgctcacacacacatacccttGTGGGATCTGGAATGAAAACGGGTACAAATGTCTGCCTGGCGCAAGTTTGGTCCCCCCACCAATGGCTGCAAGTAAAAAGTAAACACtgttatgctgcgttccatttacctcggaagtcggaactggcaactgggaatgacgtcacagccgagttatcagcgttccagttacaaagtaggtaaacaagtttgtagttcgcatataccacatgaaaaatgtaaattacactatagcagcatatatatgccaaacaatacttgtatacgactgatttagtgtgaccaaaactagaatgatgtgctacgaatttttacagagctctcttctactgtttacaaccggggcagccatctcggaatgtgaactcgggggtggtgaagactctcccactttcccagtgggaaatcccacttcgaggggcgttccagttgaaaattccgactaggaactgggaaatccccacttccgaggacaaatggaacgcggcattagatATACCAAGCTGAAAAATTGTGCATCCAAACAAGATCAACAATGTGCATACCGTTGTCTCCCTGTATGATGGCGCTTTTGATATtgaagaatttcagttttgctgAGTGGTGTCTTTTGCGCTTCCCTCCCGTCGTCCAGTGGACATGTACTCCTCCTTTCAGCTTGATCGACAGCGAAGAGATATTTGTCTCCTTCATGAGATCAAAATTAATCTGTCCTGTGAGAAGGTCGCCCGCCGAGACCGCATTTTCTATGTTTAGCGACTCCAAAGCTATATTAAAGTTTTTGATTGCCCGTTCAAACATGCCAAAACGTGCAGTCAAGTCTTAAAAATCagtttgaaaattaaatatactACAAGTTTATTAATTTTACAAGTTTGCAGTCAAGTGCACGGGGAAGTCTGTCAGACAAATCcaagattgtgtaatttttgtATATAACAAAAGAGTAGCAGGGTTGCCAGATCCAGTTGATTTCCCGTCCAGACGCACACAAAACCTcacattacactgcaaaaactctctgcaaaaatcttaacaagaatatttgtcttatttctagttaaaatgtctcatttttagtaaaaaaatatcattacacttaaaacaagactcatcattggaaaaaactttcacctgtttcaagtagattttcacttaaaataagttaaaaaatctgccagtggaacaagattttttttgcttgtaataagaagataaatcttgtcccactggcagatttttctacttatttcaagtgaaaatttacttgaaacaggtgaaaattgtcaaataacaagttatttttctggtaatgacaaaaaattagacattttaactagaaataaaacaaatattcctggtaagattttgagtttttgcagtgtatgaagACATGTTTCTTAGGAGACAGCCCATGAGGCGTGGATGTCTCACGTCTCATGCACAAAACCCCATGTGCTCCAAGTTCCAGCTATCACATCGtcaaaggggaaaataaaataaaatttctgCACATAAACATGAACACTTAGACCTCACTCTATCACTCTCACTTTACCACTCtcactctgaggtgcagatgttcataaacctggtggctgaggagagaattaaaaagggatctagacgggcgataaggaacgaccagatctaccaggagctctgtcacttcatagctgctcgcggctccagctgacttttgagcagcgcagagacaaacaaaataaaattaaaaagccttctctcactctcatatttttttacttgatatcaaacacaagccacagaccctcTTCTTTgttttagatcacacaatcaaatacgtcacagccgcTTCGCTCCTACTTGTGCTCCAGTtgctgaattgttatgtaaAAGAGATTAGGCCAATTCGAGtcgagtcgagccgagctgagatgagtagagccgagtaggtgctagtggaaaagagccaTTAATGTCAGTGCATCAAGCGCTTCCCAATCGGAATTGCAACCCTCCTTTCTCAAACTCCGGCCTTACTTGTTTCAAATAtagttaaaaatgtattttcaggtaTCTTGCAATTATAAATTGTCCATAGCAGTACGTGATTGTGCTTGCTTGTTTGTCTTTAAGGggctctgtgatggactggtaatCTTGAACTTCACGGAGAGAGAGCTGGGTTAGGCACTGGCAAAGCTCTGTGATCCTAATCGGAAAATTAGGTGGTcttgataatggatggatggtttgatggATGAAGTTAGTTCCTGCCAATATAGCACTCCCTACTACCCATCACCTATAGGTACTTTTCAGAGTACCACCAGGGGTTTGtccatttgtttgtttgtttatgtgtttAAGCATCTATTAGTGCATCTTTGCAGCTACATGCAACAATATACATCTTCTTACTCAGCagttaacagcagcagcagcagtacaatTACTTGTAAAAGCTTGTACATATTTGTAAACAACTAGATTTTAAATGTGCAAATAGTTCTCATTGTTGTagaattgtgtgttgttatCGTCCTTCTTCCCCATCACTGACCTTTGTAGAACGGTTGTAATTAAAGCACTGTAGGCTACAATATTTGTCATCATTGGAAGAGTGGAAAGGTGCTTTGACttggaaataaaaaatagatttgTTATTATTGTCGGTCAGATTGGGGAAATAGTAACAGAAATTGACACCAAACTAGTTAACATTTTTCACACTCGATCTTTATTGGCAAACTAAAATCAGAAACCGCTCCAAGGAGCATGAatctgcccaacctggcaactcTGCGGAGCACATTCTGTGCATGCGCACAACGTTCAGGAGGGAGACGCCCAGCCAGCGCTCACAATACATTCATGAGCGCTCACCATGACTCAAGGCTGAGTCATTAGATAGGTTTCTCCTTCATGTAAACTTAGCctgttggtttcttttttttgcagccCTTGAAAGAGAAATCTAAAACAACATATACGGACTTcagtctttttatttaaaagaaaaaaaagactaatcTGAAATTAAAATGGTGACTGTTTGACCAGAATTATAAAAATAACACTTGCGAGAATGAATCCTTGCCCCCACAGAAGCTAAAAGTTGACATGTATGACCAGCTGAAATTCACTGAAAAGGTCATGTAGATTTAATTCATTTAGAACAGGTAAACCTTGCATGAAATAATACTTCCcccttttagtttttagtttagtttagttaagtttattttcggtcatgacacaaaaaaaagaataaaaatgacaacaagaaaacgaatacactgttcaaagaaaacattacaaaaaagttccaatatacaaataaacaaataacatctagaccgaaaaaggggtaggctgaagcaaagcttattatttgcctaccctcaaaaagattaattaaattaatgaaataaaagcaagaagtaagagaaagactgccagtaaaacaaattgcctccatggggataacaaagattcctcaagaaataaaaaagagttttaaaataaaggtgcagtctacatgttaccttcatccttaaaaaatcaaagcaaatcaccaattaaataaatacccaaatcaacatagcaagcatcaccactcattaatttgatataaggaaatcatccttcttttaagtgtttttttaaataaggttaaggttctacataatATCAAATCCCTATCCAActtattccatacatccaccgctgccactgtagcatctcagtttggtgttggttctgattgttgatttcctGTATATGCTCTCCCCCCTTAACAATTGAGACAccaaatatgacaaaaaaaaacaatattttttcaGTAAACGTATAAACTACCTTTGCTTTACTTAAATCTGTATCAAATAAAccctatttcattgtgctgcTTTTGTTCTAATTCTAAATTTGAAcctaatttattatttattttggccactggccggtgggggccttgggggcctgtgggggggggtacctcatggcggtggggggggtggctggggagggctcgggcggggggcggtggcttgggtgtctccgggcctcctggggggggctgggccgtggatgtgggggtcccacccggagggcccggtcctgcctgggtggggggtggctgtctgcgctgggggggcattgctgccttggtcctccgtcgctgggcgggggccaagtgcccctgcggatgtggggactccgtgacccttggggtgtccgctggggtggcctcggggggggggtggggccgggtccggagatcgggcctcccctgaccggggggtgcacgggcgggcgcggcggcgggggtggcgccattcccaggtatctatgtcttatgttgtcagtatgaatgggaggatgttggaccgtttccccctccgtctgggggctccggcggctccgggggcgcccgtggaggtacggtggggccctggcccggctcggggggccggcccccgtctactggatggccggtggggggacgcgggtgtcttatcagggccggctttgctggtcctgcctcctggcttcggcctccgctccccctcttgccccccctacacgattcatacgcacataggcgaaaggcggggggtccgggtcgtggggggcactgtcccgcgtggcccggcactccccgcctcacggttttaacagcaaactagacactgcacattcaacactttataaatacacttgacaaggacacgtagttcgggaggggggggggggtcggtgtcaatcgatacttggccctccctcctccctgtttttatggcattaatcacatgcactcaacacaaggggcgggagggggtgccacatcacccgcgttccctcaccggcctgggcctcggacaggtgggtcgggttacccgggcctggcggggcccgccgtgcagcctggggtgccttctggcggtgctggacccccccggggagggggaaacggtgcgtgattgtatgtctgtgtcggtgagaatgcggtatggaagggtcctgccatggaggatttgagcctccattggcaggacatcaaaaacttaataatttatcaatattatattatacaaagatggttattattattattattattattattattattagtattattattattattatgtatagtatattatattattattagtataggtatcggataggtgaatggatgaatgaatgggatgcctgggtctggggccctccgttgtcgggcctgcgcgggtgtcgccttgttggggggttccctctctccgggcccgtctccggtcccccccgctgcctctacggcggggcgcccctctggtcttggagggccactttcgtgggggacgggtgcgcctgcccgcgtcggcggccggggcggctctgtctctccgggcaggctggccccctgccgggtgggggtcgttggcctgaagggtgagggcctcctggccgcgtgtccggcccggaccgggtggccggggattgcctgggtcgcggtccgccgccgcgggatccctggctgcttctttccgcgccgtgggggccccgcccgcgggccccctcggccgccgccgggtggggggggggggcctcgcaggcggtgggttgcctccctcctacttctcccctctgtggggttgccggtggcctgggttccgggctcttccttgtcggcctctggtcttgcgggtggcggggttgctcccccccctcccccactatagatacacttcaggtggagctttgtttggtttattacacacacacacacacacacacacacacacacacacacacacacacacacatacacacatatagtcatttagtcacatgcacacacacacacacacacacacacacacacacacacacacacacacacacacacacacacgcaaaatcatatacatacacacacatagacatacacactggcttgttcacctgcatgctggctctctagtttttgggtttaggtagcggtagcggtagcgatagcttagctcagactgcgatcagatctcaagatttaggtcgattgctgttcgtgttttggttggctccgtgccggtttcgtgctttgtttgtggttttttgttgcagatttccagtgcttgacgtgtgtctccgtgtgttcctgcttcctggattggcagtggatgtcgtcaccccccccccccccccccccccccaaaaaaaaaaaaaaaaacactgggtttgtatgtgtatatttatgtatgtgtacgcatatgtgtgcgtatatatatatgtatatattacatatagtaataatgcacatatatacagttttggtttctaccgtcatggtatcaatcgataatatgtgtgcagacaaagaaaaaaaaaaaaaaaaaaaaaatgtgatttttaaCGTTTTTCTATAAACTTCCCCGGAGCAGAGTTAAAAGGTTTGAGTTACAAAACCTCCCAAAGAACTTCATGATATTAAAATCTAATAAGCaataaagaaattaaatattttaCTGCACAAGAGGTTTGAATAGTATTTTCTgcagggaaatatctaaaaacTAATAAGCTaaattaatattatttgtttctTTACTTTCTTTGTTCAACATGAATCCCAGTGCTCTGACCTTGAAGATAGTGCCTGGTGATTTCATTTGAATTGTCTCACCTTTAAGATCATTTTAAAGCTGTGCAAGGTATGCAAGGGTCCTCTGAATGGAACAATAATGTCAAGTCAAAATGTTCACATAGTCTGTTCATAATCATTACCATGAAAAGATACTGTGTCAGATTTTTAAGGATATATTTTGTCTCATGTATCAATTTAACATGTATACATCCACCAAACAGCTAAGATAAAAAGAAGTCGTTTAACCAGATTCAGAGTCAATCATAagtctctctctttttaaatgtatttctccCAGAATCATCTTTGCGCCACTAGATGGCACTAAATATTTTCCTGAAGTGTTCGCTTTATCACAATAGAAGAGTTTTTAAAGAGCTGGTATTATACAGTTAAAgacatccatcgtccgccgctttatccgttcccgggtcgcgggggcagcagcctcagcagagatgcccagacttccttcaccccagacacttcctccagctcctccggggggagtccgaggcgttcccaggccagccgagagacatagtctctccagcgtgtcctgggtcttccccggggtctcctcccggtgggacatacctggaacacctccctagggaggcgtccaggaggcatccggtacagatgcccaagccacctcagctgactcctctcaacgtgaaggagcagcggctcgactccaagctcctcccgggtgaccgaactcctcaccctatctctaagggagcgtccagccaccctgcggaggaaactcatctcggccgcttgtatccgcgatcttgtcctttcggtcactacccaaagttcatgaccataggtgagggtaggtgcgtggattgaccggtaaatcgagagctttgcctttcgactcagctccctcttcaccacgacggtccggtacatcgaccgcataactgcggacgctgcaccgatccgt
This genomic interval carries:
- the LOC133450409 gene encoding arrestin domain-containing protein 3-like, which produces MFERAIKNFNIALESLNIENAVSAGDLLTGQINFDLMKETNISSLSIKLKGGVHVHWTTGGKRKRHHSAKLKFFNIKSAIIQGDNAIGGGTKLAPGRHLYPFSFQIPQGDFPSSFNGPHGEISYKLTVSINRPWHLSQDFVTMLNFVNRIDSNNPDLWAPLSGSSSKTLCCLWCTSGPIEMTATMERKAFIPGETAKIICDISNASSRTVIPKVILQQKHVYYLHDRVQRRPLKWYLAAVHGDPIGAHTSHAHVEIMLDIPSSASLSLTNCPLLEVFYIVKVSLHINGSSDLTVLFPITLCNTSAQMNRLH